From a region of the Tiliqua scincoides isolate rTilSci1 chromosome 4, rTilSci1.hap2, whole genome shotgun sequence genome:
- the ALDH5A1 gene encoding succinate-semialdehyde dehydrogenase, mitochondrial — protein MATRLACRRFRAPLSRRRCPPQALAGPAAVRLSSSGGLGPARAACRGPLVRCGGFVGGRWVQAAAAFPVRDPASGAELSQVADCGVAEARAAVRTAYEAGSAWSALPAKERSTLLRKWYNLMIEHKDDLAKIITAENGKPLKEAHGEILYSASFLEWFAEEARRIYGDIISPPAKDRRMLVLKQPVGVAAIITPWNFPSAMITRKVGAALAAGCTVVVKPAEDTPLSALALAELADQAGIPAGVYNVVPCSRQQAAAVGEVFCTDPLVAKISFTGSTATGKILLRHAAGTVKRVSMELGGHAPFIVFDSANVDKAVAGALASKYRNSGQTCVCTNRFLVQKGIHDAFVNKFAQAIKKELHVGNGFDEGTTQGPLINEKAVEKVETHIHDAVSQGAAIVTGGKRHSYGKNFFEPTLLCNVTTGMLCTQEETFGPLAPVIKFDTEEEALAIANSANVGLAGYFYSQDPAQIWRVAERLEVGMVGVNEGILSAVESPFGGIKQSGLGREGSKYGIDEYLEIKYVCFGGL, from the exons ATGGCGACTCGCTTGGCATGTCGACGTTTCCGTGCGCCGCTCAGCCGCCGCCGGTGTCCGCCGCAGGCCTTGGCCGGCCCCGCCGCGGTGCGCCTCAGCAGCAGCGGCGGCCTGGGCCCGGCGCGCGCGGCGTGCCGCGGCCCCCTGGTGCGCTGCGGAGGCTTCGTGGGAGGCCGCTGGGTGCAGGCGGCGGCCGCCTTCCCGGTGCGCGACCCGGCCAGCGGCGCGGAGCTGAGCCAGGTGGCGGACTGCGGGGTGGCGGAGGCGAGGGCCGCGGTGCGAACCGCCTACGAGGCCGGCTCAGCCTGGAGCGCGCTCCCTGCTAAG GAAAGAAGTACTCTGCTTCGAAAATGGTATAATTTGATGATAGAGCATAAAGATGACCTTGCAAAAATCATTACAGCCGAAAAT GGAAAGCCACTGAAGGAAGCACATGGTGAAATTCTGTATTCTGCTTCCTTCTTGGAATGGTTTGCTGAAGAAGCTAGGCGTATTTATGGTGACATCATTTCACCtcctgcaaaagacagaagaatgCTTGTACTGAAGCAGCCTGTGGGAGTTGCTGCCATCATTACTCCT TGGAATTTTCCAAGTGCTATGATTACACGGAAAGTGGGTGCTGCATTAGCAGCTGGCTGTACAGTGGTGGTAAAACCAGCAGAAGATACACCTTTATCTGCGTTAGCACTTGCTGAG CTCGCAGATCAGGCTGGAATTCCTGCTGGAGTGTATAATGTTGTTCCTTGTTCCAGACAACAGGCTGCAGCAGTAGGGGAAGTGTTCTGTACTGATCCTTTGGTAGCCAAAATCTCATTTACTGGCTCAACAGCTACAGGAAAG ATACTGCTGCGCCATGCTGCTGGCACTGTGAAGAGAGTCTCCATGGAGCTTGGAGGACATGCTCCATTCATAGTGTTTGATAGTGCCAATGTAGACAAAGCGGTTGCAGGAGCTTTAGCTTCTAAGTACAGAAATTCAGGCCAG acCTGTGTATGTACAAATCGCTTCCTAGTGCAAAAAGGGATCCATGATGCATTTGTGAACAAGTTTGCACAAGCCATTAAGAAAGAGCTACATGTAGGCAATGGGTTTGACGAAGGGACTACTCAAGGACCACTAATTAATGAAAAAGCTGTAGAAAAG GTTGAGACACACATTCATGATGCAGTTTCCCAAGGCGCAGCCATCGTTACTGGAGGAAAAAGGCACAGTTATGGAAAGAATTTCTTTGAGCCAACTCTACTCTGCAATGTCACAACAGGCATGTTGTGTACACAAGAGGAGACGTTTGGTCCTTTGGCCCCAGTCATTAA GTTTGATACAGAGGAAGAGGCTCTTGCCATAGCAAATTCAGCCAATGTGGGCTTAGCAG GTTATTTCTACTCTCAGGATCCAGCACAAATTTGGAGAGTTGCAGAGCGACTGGAAGTTGGAATGGTTGGTGTTAATGAAGGAATTTTGTCTGCTGTGGAGTCCCCTTTTGGCGGCATAAAACAATCTGGGCTAGGAAGAGAAGGTTCAAAATACGGTATTGATGAATACTTAGAAATCAAGTATGTTTGTTTTGGAGGTTTATAA